CTAGAGGGACTGTCAGAGAAcgcagacctccaccaaggtcaTAGATCTCACCTCTCTCGTCTTCCTGCAGAACTCAACCGGTGCCACTTGGACCTGTCGGAGCTGAACCGCCTGATCCAGAGGCTGCAGGCGCTGGAGGCCGGCCAGGCGTTCAGCAACGGAGAGCTGCAGAGGATCATCAGCACACAGGTAGACGGCCGGGGGAGCTCGGTGCTGCTCACTGAACCCtgtcacatgaagacacactGATATCATATTTCCTCACAGAATCTTTCCCTGGAGAAGCCGAAGAAGCCGAAGTCGGGGAAGATATGGGGCCACTCCCGCACGCTGTCCAGAGTGGAGGTCCTGGGAATGGTAAGACGGGTCTGTACCCTACTTTGTTCTACTTCGGTTTGTTCATAAGGTTTTACATTGATTTGAAATCTTGCATCTGAATCTTAAAATTGAAATCTAACAATTTGGGGTCTCTCTCTAATCCAAAGCCTATTCGAGGGATTTCTAAATCGGTGAGTGATTCATAACAAATATTCACCATTCTCCATTGACTCACTGTAACAGCTGGACTGCAGATGTGTCTCAGTTCGGGGCTCTTCGAAGGTTCCTTCAAATGCATCCTTACATTCCTTAGAAATGAAGGATCCAATAGATTGATCCTTCTCGGTCTAAACTATCCCAGGTTTATACCCAATTGATTATAAAGCCGGGACAAGTTAGGGTGACCATGAAAACTCCTGTGTAGACCAGACCAGACTCATTTGAGATTAACCTCAGTGATCTCCCCGGCCCAGTAAGACCACCTCCTTCATGGGGCCACGTAGACCTggtcctctgaaggatgcagccacAGAACTGAGACCCATTATGTGACTGTATGACCTGCTCTACCTGATGAACTAATGAGTCCGTCCTCACATCCCAGCTGTCCTCCAGTCACCTGGGCAGCTCACCTCAGCTCGGGGCATCGGTCCCCTCCATCCCAGAATACGTCTACTCTCAGCTGTCCCCCCCCACCGTCGCGTCGCCCGAGGGAAGGAAGATCCAGCAGGACATCTGCGCCACGTCCCTCCGAGGTCAGAGGAGCAGAAACAGGCAGCTGGTCCCGGAAGTAGAAATCAGTCACTCTCTGTTTAGAGATTTTAATTATCTGACATCATATTTTAACCATCCGAGGTAGACTCAATTTTTTACCGACTCCTGTAGAAGCCACAAGTCTTTATgaaatcaaatgtttatttatgatgTCAGGAAGAACTcaactacccacaatcctctaGTTGAGAGAAGCAAGTGGAGATAGATGAGCAAAGGATGAAAtacacagagatggagaaaggAGAAATTATGTATTTCCATACTTTGTGAGTTTGCAGCTGTTATTTAattttcctctgtgtcttcttccaCCTTCAGTGTTCACATCCCTGAAGTCGGTTCACGAGACTCTGTcccaggagagacagaaagtaCAAGAAGTCTGGGAATCGAACATCGGCCGATCGAACGCGTCAGCCGAGGTGAGATCTGTGCCCATCATCTGGATTCTGTGGCACATTTACCCCGTGTGGTTTCCTTTTGTtcatccctcctccttctcctccttcctcctccttcctcctcatcagcCTGCAGGAGGGAGGCGCTCCTCCCACGGACCTCCTTCGGTGGCGGACTCGGCCGCCGAGTACTTTGACGCCAGCGATGACGTCATCTGTGGTGGTTCCTCTGCGGGGTCGGAGGAATCCGGACTCAGTGACGGGAGCACGACCAACTCGGAGCCGGAGGAGGGACACGGTGGGTCCACGTGCACCTAAACGTTtagcctcttcttcttcttcttgttgtcTTTATTACAAACACATCACCTCATTATTGTCAGTTGTTAATAATGATTCATGTTCTTTACAGCGTCGGCCACCAGAAAGTACCGAGCCAGCATTTCAAAGAGTCCAAACAGCGTCGCTCCCAAGAGCAGCGGAGGTCGAACCAAGCTTCCTGCTCACTGTCCGGACAACAGCCACGTGGGCCTCATGGCCATTCTCTACAACAACATAGGCAAGGACCCGGCACTGGGAATTAtattgatgataataataataataataatatactgtATTTCTATAGCAGCCTTTCAAAACCAGAGTTACAAGGTCGAAAGCCCAAAGATCCTACAAACGCCAGATCATTCTCAGAAATGCAAGAAAACCAAATAGATAGTTTTATATAAACTGTAAAgattaaaaactataaaaatgtaattctaTACAGGTGAGTTTCTAACTGTGTTTTAACCTGAGACGCAGATTCTGCAGATCTGATGTTGAGGAGCAGTTTGTTTTACAGAGTTGCAGCTAAAAAGTCAGACTTTTAAGATCATTTGATTCTCTTAAAGTTGTGAAGTGATCCTCAGCACACGTCGGCTTTCTGTGGCTCACCtgctggtcccccccccccccccccccccccagggaagGACCTGGCCCGGGTGTCCATGCCGGCTGCTCTCAATGAGCCGGTGAACCTGCTGCAGCGGCTGTGTGAGGAGCTGGAGTACAGTGAGCTGCTGGACAAAGCCAACAACACGCCGGACCCCTACCAGAGGATGGTGAGACCAGTCCACCACGTGCACAGTGTTACTGGGACCGATGGGataatggatgaatagatggatgattGTCTTTTGTCTCCTGCAGGTTTACATCGCTGCCTTTGCTATCTCCGGTTACGCCACTGCGACGTTCAGGAACCATTACAAACCATTCAACCCGGTGCTGGGAGAGACCTACGAGTGCATCAGAGAGGACCGCGGCTTCCGGGCCATCTGCGAGCAGGTATCACAGAGGAGCGTCCgagagtcacttcctgttggaaCCCAGAAACACGagcttttaaaatctgtaaCAACACGACGGGGAGTTAGCTGCAATTATCAGTTAATCATTAATCACTCTGTGGTTTAATTGAGCCGCTCAGAGCTGCACTGAGTGATGTATTACTGTGATGTTGTGGTTTCTAATCACTTAATAGAAATTAAGACACATATTTAGTACTCTGATCTGATCTATTCAAAGGCCTAAGTTTTGTATAATAACTTTTTGTCTTGTCTTTGAGCACGTTTAACTTTTGCTTCCAGGTCTGTCACCACCCGCCCATCTCCGCCTGCCACGCAGACTCAGACAACTTCTCTTTTTGGCAAGGTGAGACTCTAAATCCTCCAAACCTTCACATGTCTGTCATCTGCCTCTGAACATGTATGTTTTACATATATTTGCTTTGATGCCTCAACAGACCAGCGATGGAAGAATAAATTCTGGGGGAAGTCTCTGGAGATTCTGCCGACCGGCATGGTGAACGTGACTCTTCCAAGGTAAACGCTGGATCTTTATCTCCGCCGCTCTGTGGTTGTAGATTTATTGGCGTGTCCGTGTGAGATGAGGCGTGACGGAGGCCGTTAGCGTGTAACCGAGGATCGAACGTCACGTGAAATGATGACGGATCCTCTCCGTTAGAAAATCAGTCGGGGGAAATGAGGCGTGAAGCGCTTTCTCTGAATGTGACCGTCATCAGCATCGTTCAGGCTCACGAGCCACAGACCAGACAAATGCTCTCGACCATCTGTGTGCACGGCGCTCGGGCTTCTGCAGGTCACCACGTGCACGTGATCATGTGACGTGCACGTGAGGATGTGACGTGGAAACAAATGAGAGTGATGGTGTCGAGCATCGTGCAGGGAAAATGTTGTGTTAGAGATACAACAATTAACTGAACTTAAtggttatttgttttattaaaaacactgattttaacacttattttttatttctgaaatACTATAAGGTGTcatgaattaaatatataactgttattatgattatattatttatttaacagttGACAGTAGGATGAGTTGCCACAGGGTTTGTATCATTGGTCTATTGCTGTTAGTGTTACACATAAATAACACAAGTAGTTGTCTCTAACTCTGAAGTGTCTCTgagttgtgtatctgtgtctaaatctgtgtgtttgtgtaatcagattttcaaatgtgagatttgtaattaaaaaacatttaataactaGAAACTAACAAGTGTGCATGAAGGTAACTCTAATTAAGATTAAGGGCTAAATTTCAGATCTTTGACTTTTTAAGACTGCAGAAACCTTGGTTTTATCATTTCACTGTCTCAACACTTTTTTAAACGTTGTTGTTCTGCCCAGATACGGGGACCACTACGAGTGGAACAAGGTCGTGACCTGCATCCACAACGTCCTGAGTCAGCAGCGTTACATGGAGCACTACGGGGAGGTCACCATCCAGAACCTCAAGAGCAACGTGTGCACCTGCAAGATCACGTTCATCAAGGTGAGTGAAGCCTCCACCACCTGAACCAGGCACCGGGGGGTGGAGGTCTTTACTTACTGAGTTCTCTCCTGTCCTAGTCTCGTTATTGGGGCTCGGACACGAATAAGAACGAGGTGCAGGGCACGGTGCTGGACCAGAGCGGCAGCGTCATCCACCGGTTCGGAGGTCTGTGGCACGAGGGCATCGTCTGCGACACGCTGCCGACCGCAAAATGTGTCTGGAAGCCAAGTGAGTCCCTGAAAACCCAGAACATCAGATACATCCAAGTGTGTTTTGAAGCTgagtgagcccccccccccccacagatccTCAGCCGAAGGATCACCAGCTCTACTACGGCTTCTCCAGCTTCGCCATGGAGCTGAACGAGCTCCATCCGGACCTGAGGCCCCGGCTGCCTCCCACTGACAGCCGCCTGCGCCCGGACCAGAGGTGAGCTCGGCTGCATGGGTCTGCAGAAGGGACACGCGTCACGTCTTCCTTCATTGAACTGTGTCCTGGTGTTGTCCGcaggctgctggaggagggaCGTGTGGACGAGGCggacagaaagaaagacgaGATCGAGGAGTTCCAGAGGACCTGGAGGAAAGAGCTCGGTCAGAAGGGGGAGGAGCAAGTCCCACGATTTTTCAAGTCAGTTCAAATCCTATATGtactttaatgtttatttatcacCTGGTCATAAAGAACACTTTAATATCAGGTTATATCTGCTAATATCTACTTTATAGTTCCTTATAAactatttattaaatgtttctatATTGTTGATATGTGAATAAGAGGAATTCAAGTAGAACAGTTTCTTTCCCCTTGGACATCAGAGCTCTGAAGTACCAATTCATGAAAATATGATATATTGACATAAATTCAATTTAAGTTCATCATTAATATAgaatatacattatttattagtctcttatttatagttttttcttCTGTCACATTCGAGAATTGTTTTATTCATAAGAATGAGCTGTTTTCAAAAGGACGACCTCcaaattctattctattctgaaTCTTTTATTATTAGACACATGCTAACAACTCTTTAGATTTATGAaacatctgaaaaacaaacatgctgtAGCTTTGCTCAAAATTATATGTGtgttatatattgtatattaatcATATATATGTTGAGAACATCATAGAAGACCTGTTcctgtgtctcttctcctcctgaaggAAAGCCAAAGATTCCTGTGGACGGGACGTGTGGTTGTCCAACAGAACTTACTGGAAGCTCCGGGAGAATCCAGGTTTTGCTAAAACTCAAAACTTGACTCTGTGGTGACGGCATCAACACAATAAGAGACACAAGTGAAGACACACAACTCTGATCTGGAGTCTGCAGCAGCATATATGATCCGCTCAGACTGGAGACGGTGCTGCTGAGCTACTGGTTTCTGAACGTAACCATGACCGGCTCATGGGAACCTTCCAGTCCAGTTACCCAGAGTTCAAACCATTACAGATGTGTAGGAGGAACTTTCTTATTTACATTCATTTTGtaatgcattttatttatttagattaaCCTCAGTcagcttatatatatatgtttatatattatatatatatgtgtgtttatacttttattgctgaagaaagaaaaacagacttgaaatgaaaattatttgaaaagaaaactattttaagagagtttcattttgtttgtcaGGTTAGTGAGACGCCGGTTTTCTGTTAGTGTAACGTACGTGAACATTTCATTAAACAGTTTGATCAACTCAACCTTTCAGTTTGTAACGAGCtcagatgtttgactgtgtGAAGTTCGATTCCCCCTCGACCACCAACCTGGGAAAAGTGTCTGTCTGGTTTGATGTGATTGAATTTTATGCAGATTTATTAAGAATTAAGCAGCAATAaaacacaagaaagaaaaacaataataacctTGAAGAGGCTGAAATGAGACAGAGGGTAAGTCCCCAAATTGAAACGGGAGGTTTGTATGAGAACAGGAATACATAACTTAACTCaggaaaacattttgaaggtCCAGGAAGCAGAATATGTATAATTCACATTTGCGGTGTATAAACCCTTTAAATCGACATTAGGAGCAGGTCTTCTTATATGGAGCGGCCATGTTCCTACAGAAGCCCAGAGGGGCCAAACCAAACACTGATGAGGTTTCAGAAGTTAGAAGTAATAGCCGAGACGTCACATGTGAAgaggaaatgacagaaataatAAAGTTACCAAAATGAAACTGTTATATTGAATACAATGGTTGATTCCTCTgggtaaagaaaatatatatatagtaggtcCAGTTGTTTATACACGTTCTAATGAGGAATTGTTTATTGATATATAGcatcaatatatataaaaagaaccGATCACATCAGCGGAGATTTGTCATATTAGCTTTAATTTCatgagtaaaaaaacaacagtacaTTACACAATGAAGccactttttaataaataaacagtcccccccccccccccccccacacactcagaAATCTTTACTTCTTATTTTGCGATTTATAATCTCTCAATGAAAAGTCAAAGGAGGATTATTTCCCCCCCGCCCCAATCCCCCCTCACCGACATGAACAGTGCAcatggatcacacacacaaaaataacatgCTTGTTGTCTGACCTCctcttttatgtttatattatacAGCAAAatctctggacacacacacacacacacacacacacacacactctcacacactcacacactcacacagtctcCGCCTTTTATTGATGTTTTGGAAGGAAACTGACATTTCGAGGGAAAAGGAGATAAAAGATTTAACATCAGAGATTTGTGGTTCAATGACTTAAGTTTGCTGCAGGAGCTGAATtgtgtccagcagggggcgttcCGAGACACGTTTCTGTTTGAGTTTATGcccgtgtgtacgtgtgtgtgtgtgtgtgtgtgtgtgtatttgtacaggGTCACAGAGATAAAGCACAAAACAAACCGCAGCTCAGAATAAATAACGGAAATCCTCCACAGCCCCGGGATCGTTGTCTCTGAAATCTCCATCTAATTCTCTCTCTGTTAATTGCACTTGAAAATAAGAATCACACGAGTTTCACCTTTGTTCAGCTGCTTTAAGAGTCGTCATCTCTTTCTATGGCGTCAACGTTTTCATGGTTTTGGGAATATTCTTCTATAATAACTGTTTTCAGCATTAAGATGAATTATTAATCACcgtttaaaggtccagtgtgaagGATTCAGTCGGAAGGATCGAGTGGCAGAGGTTGAAAATacgtgtgtttcatctaaattgtacaagttgttgtttttctttaccctaaaatgggacttttatattttaatactttatatttaaatactttatatttacatcgggagcaggtcctctctacggaggccttTGAGTTTCTGTGACATctgaaggtttccacaggtCCTCTGTCATGTAGGGAGGCTGAGGTGagaggtgttcagctgcaacatgacacttcaccactagatgtcactagattccacacactgcacctttaacctttttatttaaatgctcaGTTAGAAGGCTGAACTGTCCGATCTGACAGCTAAATGCACCATGTTGTTGAATTTAAGGAAACCTTGGGGGAGCTTTGTGTTCTATAGTTTCCTTctaggtgtgtgtttggttttcctcagttatttgattatttatctctCTGTGATAAAAACTTGAGTAACTGGGCTGTTTCCTCTCCGAGTGCCTGTGGCCCCCGGTGTTGTCCGGGGCCATTAGCACACGTGTTGAGGACTGAGGAGCAGATCTCTGATCAGCGCCGACTGAAGCCTCACTCTCCATTTCTGTCACGAGGCCCCGAGCCGGGCCTCACGTCAGCCGGTGTCACCGCATGATGGGCCGGTGGACTGCAGGGGGAAATTCAGAGTGTCTGTGTGGTCACTCTGGTGTGCTtcctgctcgtgtgtgtgtgtgtgtgtgtgtgtgtgtgtgtgtgtcaggggggGTTGACAGGTCTGTTTACCTGCAGGTTCATGTGGCTGCTCTGAATGACCCACTTTTCAGACGTCCACAGCTCTGGTGCTCTACTCCCAGTGTTCGGTTCCTCATGGATCTTGGTGAATCGAATCAGACATTTAGAGGATTATTATCTGTCTGTTATAGCAAACTGGTTCCGGCCCACATCTGGCCCACATCTGGGCCACAAGTAAACCACAGA
The Pleuronectes platessa chromosome 21, fPlePla1.1, whole genome shotgun sequence DNA segment above includes these coding regions:
- the osbpl7 gene encoding oxysterol-binding protein-related protein 7; protein product: MDSYGSSLNRSQSLASGLEKTSPTWRPTHSRSSSTVSSRHSRLIIKDWEVIDDLHGEAHTGGENPQEVSTPGICEGYLLKRRKWPLKGWHKRYFVLEAGILRYSKNQQDVSRGRVQGSLDVSHAVMSINKKSNRIDLDAGDILYHMKAKSHELFYIWATKLQAHRLFKKKEAAAQAQAHGGVLHTLCLSATAGGAQRNGDMVSTVVHSAAASGALTSPNSAVNSKVSAWLQQSRDPDTCVQELNRCHLDLSELNRLIQRLQALEAGQAFSNGELQRIISTQNLSLEKPKKPKSGKIWGHSRTLSRVEVLGMLSSSHLGSSPQLGASVPSIPEYVYSQLSPPTVASPEGRKIQQDICATSLRVFTSLKSVHETLSQERQKVQEVWESNIGRSNASAEPAGGRRSSHGPPSVADSAAEYFDASDDVICGGSSAGSEESGLSDGSTTNSEPEEGHASATRKYRASISKSPNSVAPKSSGGRTKLPAHCPDNSHVGLMAILYNNIGKDLARVSMPAALNEPVNLLQRLCEELEYSELLDKANNTPDPYQRMVYIAAFAISGYATATFRNHYKPFNPVLGETYECIREDRGFRAICEQVCHHPPISACHADSDNFSFWQDQRWKNKFWGKSLEILPTGMVNVTLPRYGDHYEWNKVVTCIHNVLSQQRYMEHYGEVTIQNLKSNVCTCKITFIKSRYWGSDTNKNEVQGTVLDQSGSVIHRFGGLWHEGIVCDTLPTAKCVWKPNPQPKDHQLYYGFSSFAMELNELHPDLRPRLPPTDSRLRPDQRLLEEGRVDEADRKKDEIEEFQRTWRKELGQKGEEQVPRFFKKAKDSCGRDVWLSNRTYWKLRENPGFAKTQNLTLW